Proteins encoded together in one Anaerotignum propionicum DSM 1682 window:
- a CDS encoding phage portal protein, producing the protein MGFLEWLSSKVGGGKSVSISGDEIDDILQEYTSTICIREAAFWTAANILANALSKCEFKTYVKGEEKKGSEYYLWNYEPNKNQNSSVFLHKLIAKLCRDNECLVICIGEQLLVADSYTKNEKVLFENTFTEVTVGDFSFQKTFYQSDVLFFELNNKNMRQVVNDLYGEYEKLIQYSISAYQKSRGRKFLFEYDTLPVAGSEERKNFDDLIKNKFKKFIESDNAVLPLGKGQKVDETAQKTYAAETTRDIRAMIDDISDFTAKGFGIHPSLLRGDVQGTKDALDFTLTFAVDPLVDMIQEEIIRKRYGFKAFSEGTYLKIDTRVIKHIDLFSISTSIDKLIGSGVFCVNDILQLCGENPIDEPWAKQHFITKNYELVEDALRAMKGGEKNEDNLET; encoded by the coding sequence TTGGGCTTTTTAGAATGGCTAAGTAGTAAAGTGGGTGGGGGAAAAAGTGTTTCTATTTCCGGTGATGAAATAGACGATATTTTGCAAGAGTATACCTCCACTATTTGCATCAGGGAAGCGGCGTTTTGGACGGCTGCCAATATTCTGGCCAATGCCTTAAGCAAGTGCGAGTTTAAAACCTATGTGAAGGGGGAAGAAAAAAAGGGCAGTGAGTATTATTTGTGGAATTACGAACCAAATAAGAATCAAAATTCAAGCGTATTTTTACACAAATTAATTGCAAAACTGTGCAGAGATAATGAGTGTCTTGTAATTTGTATAGGGGAACAATTGCTGGTTGCGGATAGTTACACAAAAAATGAAAAGGTTTTATTTGAAAATACGTTCACGGAGGTAACTGTGGGCGATTTTTCATTTCAAAAGACTTTTTATCAGTCAGACGTTTTGTTTTTTGAATTAAATAATAAAAACATGCGGCAGGTGGTTAATGATTTATATGGCGAGTATGAAAAACTGATTCAGTACAGCATAAGTGCCTATCAAAAATCAAGGGGAAGAAAATTCCTATTTGAGTATGATACGTTGCCCGTTGCCGGAAGTGAAGAAAGAAAGAATTTTGATGATTTGATAAAGAATAAGTTTAAAAAATTTATTGAATCGGATAATGCGGTTCTACCCTTGGGCAAAGGTCAAAAAGTGGATGAAACCGCTCAAAAAACCTATGCGGCTGAAACCACTAGGGATATCAGAGCAATGATTGATGATATTTCTGATTTTACTGCCAAGGGCTTTGGTATTCATCCATCTCTTTTGCGTGGGGATGTGCAAGGTACCAAGGATGCACTAGACTTCACACTAACATTTGCTGTGGATCCTTTGGTGGATATGATACAGGAGGAAATCATTCGCAAGCGTTATGGGTTTAAAGCATTTTCGGAAGGGACGTATCTGAAAATTGATACACGTGTCATTAAGCATATTGATTTGTTTAGTATTTCTACGTCCATTGATAAATTAATTGGCTCGGGTGTTTTCTGCGTGAATGATATTTTGCAATTATGCGGTGAAAATCCCATAGATGAACCTTGGGCAAAACAGCACTTCATTACAAAAAATTATGAGTTGGTAGAGGATGCCTTGCGGGCAATGAAGGGAGGTGAGAAAAATGAGGACAATTTGGAAACTTGA
- a CDS encoding terminase large subunit domain-containing protein, with the protein MKRCRKKSYHPYIDDYIDGVYSGEIIVGDEIFMALGIVEEGLNKPNVFIDVDKINKAVELTEKYFELQLFDWELFLFALIHCYNLDNDTVVFDEYIIMMGRGNGKNGFISPVSWYLSTHYHGVKGYNIEIIANSEDQAETSFNDIYDVLERHWKKLKKFFYKSKELIRNLKTGSVIKYHTSNARTKDGKRSACLIFDEIHEYMSYEIINVFTSGFGKRKHSRIFKITTNGHVREGVLDNELRVCYDILNGVIQNSKTLPLLYKINDEKEIYNPKMWHKANPSLKYLPILQDTMEKEFGKMKYSEEIKTEFYTKRMNFPRSNRELAVTDFEENVIPTNRPLPDMSGWSCTVGIDYAAINDLASVNFHFTKGEERYDINHSWLCLNSKDLDRIQAPWKAWADEELLTLVDDVTIHPRLLCDYIATMAQKYNIKLILLDNNKYALVASELRKIGFDAKEYKNVKLVRPNDIYKVQKVIDDVFIRHLFTWGDNPPLRWAVNNTKLISAGKSKGEETGNFYYGKIEPKSRKTDPFMAVVHSMIGEEELEEAACSFDDIPVITC; encoded by the coding sequence ATGAAGAGATGTAGAAAAAAATCCTATCACCCCTATATTGATGATTACATTGACGGTGTGTACAGCGGTGAAATTATTGTCGGGGATGAAATATTTATGGCCCTGGGCATTGTTGAAGAAGGGTTAAATAAACCCAATGTGTTTATTGACGTGGACAAGATAAACAAGGCTGTAGAATTAACAGAAAAATATTTTGAGTTACAGCTCTTTGATTGGGAGCTTTTTTTATTTGCATTGATTCACTGCTATAATTTGGACAATGACACTGTTGTTTTTGATGAATATATCATCATGATGGGCAGAGGAAACGGTAAAAATGGATTTATTTCTCCAGTGAGCTGGTACCTAAGCACCCACTATCATGGTGTAAAAGGATACAACATAGAAATCATAGCAAATTCAGAGGACCAAGCAGAAACTTCTTTCAATGATATTTATGATGTGTTGGAGCGGCATTGGAAAAAGCTTAAAAAGTTTTTTTACAAAAGCAAAGAACTAATCAGGAATTTAAAGACTGGCTCCGTGATCAAATATCATACCTCCAATGCCAGGACAAAAGATGGTAAACGTTCTGCGTGCCTGATTTTTGATGAGATCCACGAGTACATGAGTTATGAGATTATCAACGTTTTTACCAGTGGTTTTGGTAAGCGCAAACATTCTCGTATTTTTAAAATCACAACAAACGGTCATGTGAGGGAGGGGGTTTTGGATAATGAATTGAGAGTATGTTATGACATTTTGAATGGTGTAATACAGAATTCCAAAACCCTTCCTTTGCTTTATAAAATTAATGATGAAAAAGAAATATACAATCCGAAAATGTGGCACAAAGCAAATCCTTCTTTGAAATATTTGCCTATTTTGCAAGACACCATGGAAAAAGAGTTTGGGAAGATGAAATATTCCGAAGAAATCAAGACGGAGTTTTATACAAAAAGAATGAATTTCCCCAGATCCAATCGGGAGTTGGCAGTAACAGACTTTGAGGAAAATGTTATTCCAACCAATAGGCCGTTGCCGGATATGTCCGGTTGGAGCTGTACTGTTGGGATTGACTATGCTGCCATTAACGACTTGGCAAGTGTAAATTTTCATTTCACGAAAGGCGAGGAAAGGTATGATATCAATCATTCATGGTTGTGTTTAAATTCCAAAGATTTAGACAGGATTCAGGCACCATGGAAGGCCTGGGCAGATGAGGAACTTTTGACACTTGTGGATGATGTTACCATTCACCCAAGGCTATTATGTGATTATATCGCAACAATGGCGCAGAAATATAATATCAAGCTGATCTTATTGGATAACAACAAATATGCTCTTGTAGCAAGCGAATTAAGAAAAATTGGGTTTGATGCAAAAGAGTATAAAAATGTTAAATTGGTAAGGCCGAATGATATATACAAGGTGCAGAAGGTCATAGATGATGTTTTTATCCGTCATTTGTTTACCTGGGGTGACAACCCTCCATTGCGGTGGGCGGTAAATAACACAAAATTAATATCAGCAGGAAAAAGCAAAGGAGAAGAAACGGGAAATTTCTATTATGGAAAAATTGAACCGAAAAGCAGAAAAACGGATCCATTTATGGCTGTAGTGCACTCCATGATTGGGGAAGAAGAACTGGAAGAGGCTGCTTGCAGCTTTGATGATATACCAGTCATTACTTGTTAA
- a CDS encoding P27 family phage terminase small subunit, whose amino-acid sequence MKQITRKGLEKDLVDQLERNGSLGKYYLDLVRDYLELWDTKNALLADIKGRGVTVKYNNGGGQAGIKKNESVEQLLKVNKQMLCILDYLALKPSCQVGDDTDEEM is encoded by the coding sequence ATGAAGCAAATTACAAGAAAAGGACTGGAAAAAGATCTGGTCGACCAGCTAGAGCGGAATGGCTCGTTAGGCAAATATTATCTTGATTTAGTGCGGGATTATCTAGAATTGTGGGATACAAAAAATGCATTGTTAGCAGATATAAAAGGCAGAGGTGTAACGGTAAAATATAATAATGGAGGAGGCCAAGCGGGCATAAAAAAGAACGAAAGTGTGGAACAATTATTGAAAGTTAATAAACAAATGCTATGTATTTTGGATTATTTAGCGCTAAAACCATCTTGTCAGGTGGGTGATGATACTGATGAAGAGATGTAG
- a CDS encoding HNH endonuclease, whose amino-acid sequence MEKVLHHSNGGRTEPSIAKSVANHLCMINRYLIKDTYGCPFLLQERGEAMKRLTELIALIRSGDVHKFYTSPEWRRKRREIFERDHFECQVCKNKYKRYTKATTVHHVKELRQFPLLCLSSYYTNESGRKERNLISVCKYCHETECHPERMGKYEKKKPLTEEKW is encoded by the coding sequence GTGGAAAAGGTACTGCACCACTCCAATGGTGGAAGAACGGAACCAAGCATTGCAAAAAGTGTGGCAAACCATTTGTGTATGATAAATAGATATTTGATTAAGGATACCTATGGGTGTCCTTTTTTATTGCAAGAAAGAGGGGAAGCAATGAAGAGGTTGACTGAATTAATTGCGTTGATTCGAAGCGGCGATGTACATAAGTTTTATACTTCGCCCGAATGGAGAAGAAAAAGGCGGGAGATCTTTGAACGAGACCATTTTGAATGCCAAGTATGCAAAAATAAATATAAGAGATACACGAAGGCAACAACAGTACATCATGTGAAAGAGTTGAGGCAGTTTCCTTTGCTATGCTTAAGCAGTTATTACACAAATGAAAGTGGGAGGAAAGAACGAAACCTTATCAGCGTGTGCAAGTATTGCCATGAAACAGAATGCCATCCGGAGCGGATGGGAAAGTACGAAAAAAAGAAGCCGTTGACCGAGGAAAAATGGTGA
- a CDS encoding Holliday junction resolvase RecU, which translates to MAYNQQAAKRQHQNATNNALGHLFEIAILAGCNTYRENGRADINKTPEPFRVLNKSNDGMFMGRFTAHAQPDFQGTLDNGRSIVFEAKTTTSDRMNRDVLTTDQQKALESHMNLGAVAAVCVGLEDEFFFIPWKIWRDMKENYGRKYITANDVEEYQVKFNGSVLFLDYCNKLQEG; encoded by the coding sequence ATGGCTTACAATCAGCAAGCTGCGAAGCGGCAACACCAAAACGCAACGAATAATGCTCTAGGGCATTTATTTGAAATTGCAATTCTGGCGGGGTGCAATACATACAGAGAAAACGGTCGGGCAGATATTAATAAAACACCTGAACCTTTTCGGGTTTTGAATAAAAGCAATGATGGAATGTTTATGGGGAGGTTTACAGCTCATGCCCAACCAGATTTTCAAGGAACCCTTGACAATGGACGGTCTATCGTATTTGAAGCAAAGACCACAACTTCCGACCGGATGAATCGAGACGTGCTAACGACAGACCAACAAAAGGCTTTAGAAAGCCATATGAATTTGGGTGCAGTAGCGGCAGTATGCGTTGGGCTTGAAGATGAGTTTTTCTTCATCCCTTGGAAGATCTGGCGGGATATGAAAGAGAATTATGGACGTAAGTATATTACTGCAAATGATGTTGAGGAATACCAGGTTAAGTTTAATGGATCTGTTTTGTTTTTGGATTATTGCAATAAGTTGCAAGAAGGGTGA
- a CDS encoding phosphoadenosine phosphosulfate reductase family protein — MDEAKRTMQELKQMQSLPMHLKLGMTRQRIREWVDGYGPNGVYISFSGGKDSTVLLHIVREMYPDIEAVFVNTGLEYPEIKEFVKAFDNVTILRPDMSFRQVIEKYGYPVISKEVSKCVYYARRTNDPENVYVKKLCGELEFEGKKSQYNQSKWYFLLDAPFGVSNLCCDVMKKRPLHKFYRKTGKVPITGQMADESKLRTQKWINGGCNLYDSKFPISNPMSLWVENDVLEYIVKNDIQISSVYGEVIPDCEMDGQMWLDGYVPPKYRTTGVSRTGCMFCMFGDHLEQEPNRFQRMKITHPPVYRYCLKSWNEGGLGMKPVLDYVGIKY, encoded by the coding sequence TTGGATGAAGCCAAAAGAACGATGCAAGAATTAAAACAAATGCAATCCCTCCCAATGCATTTAAAACTGGGAATGACACGCCAGAGAATTAGAGAATGGGTAGACGGTTATGGACCAAACGGTGTATATATTTCATTTTCAGGTGGAAAAGACAGCACAGTCTTATTACATATAGTCAGAGAAATGTATCCGGATATTGAAGCGGTTTTCGTAAATACCGGACTAGAATATCCGGAAATAAAAGAGTTTGTAAAAGCTTTCGATAATGTAACAATTTTAAGGCCTGATATGAGTTTTAGGCAGGTCATTGAAAAGTACGGTTACCCTGTGATCAGCAAAGAAGTATCAAAGTGTGTTTACTATGCACGCAGAACAAATGATCCTGAAAATGTTTATGTGAAAAAACTTTGTGGTGAACTGGAATTTGAGGGCAAGAAATCACAATACAATCAAAGCAAGTGGTACTTTTTATTGGATGCACCGTTTGGTGTAAGTAATCTGTGTTGTGATGTTATGAAGAAAAGGCCGCTACATAAATTTTATAGAAAAACTGGTAAGGTGCCAATCACAGGGCAAATGGCAGATGAAAGTAAGTTAAGAACGCAAAAGTGGATTAATGGCGGCTGTAATTTGTATGATTCAAAATTTCCTATCAGTAACCCAATGTCATTATGGGTTGAGAATGATGTGCTTGAATACATAGTGAAAAATGATATCCAAATTTCATCTGTATATGGGGAAGTGATTCCCGATTGTGAAATGGATGGACAAATGTGGTTGGATGGATATGTTCCGCCAAAGTATCGTACAACAGGAGTTAGTCGTACAGGATGCATGTTCTGTATGTTTGGTGACCACTTGGAGCAAGAACCTAACCGCTTTCAAAGAATGAAAATAACCCATCCGCCTGTTTATCGTTATTGTTTAAAATCTTGGAATGAAGGTGGGTTGGGAATGAAACCAGTGTTGGACTATGTAGGAATCAAATACTAG
- a CDS encoding rolling circle replication-associated protein gives MPRYRKHIWAGDVYECEEYYSPRAIGKKYNRGQNELLTSEEQKERNLKLARRKLSRLINANFRLGDLFITLTYRKRLSREEIKRELRNFLSRLRRWRKKKGLSSVKYIVVTESESGREHHHLLVNAMDITLKELTELWGNGRVMISQLEPGGDYTGLARYITKENIKEYEKRWTTSRNLVQPKVVVKKINSANPKKKPKPPKGYLVVESSEYFSEEIGPIRYLKAIRLGGDDYGTGKEKTEL, from the coding sequence ATGCCAAGATATAGAAAACATATATGGGCAGGAGACGTATATGAGTGTGAGGAGTATTACTCCCCAAGAGCCATTGGAAAAAAATATAACAGAGGACAAAATGAACTACTGACTTCGGAAGAACAGAAAGAACGAAATTTGAAATTAGCTAGAAGGAAATTATCCAGATTGATAAATGCGAATTTCAGGCTGGGGGATTTGTTTATTACTCTTACATATCGTAAACGATTATCCAGAGAAGAAATCAAAAGGGAGCTGCGGAACTTTTTGAGCCGCTTGAGACGGTGGAGAAAGAAAAAAGGTCTTTCGTCTGTGAAATACATCGTTGTGACAGAATCGGAAAGTGGTCGTGAGCATCATCATCTTTTGGTAAATGCCATGGATATTACCCTTAAGGAATTAACGGAGCTGTGGGGAAACGGAAGAGTTATGATTTCCCAATTAGAGCCAGGCGGAGATTATACAGGTCTGGCCAGATACATAACCAAGGAAAATATAAAAGAGTATGAAAAAAGATGGACCACAAGTAGAAACTTGGTACAACCAAAAGTTGTTGTAAAAAAAATAAATTCAGCTAACCCGAAAAAGAAGCCCAAACCTCCCAAGGGGTATCTGGTTGTGGAAAGCAGTGAATACTTTTCAGAGGAAATTGGCCCTATAAGATATTTAAAAGCGATTAGATTAGGCGGTGATGATTATGGAACGGGAAAAGAGAAAACCGAATTGTGA
- a CDS encoding YdbC family protein: MPAKEFEISKTFGVISEGDFQKEVNLISWNGRKEKIDIRGWNDTHTKCGKGIVLTTNEAKALREILNCMEL; the protein is encoded by the coding sequence ATGCCAGCAAAAGAGTTTGAAATTTCAAAAACATTCGGGGTTATTTCAGAGGGAGATTTTCAAAAAGAGGTTAATCTAATTAGCTGGAACGGCAGAAAAGAGAAGATTGACATTCGTGGGTGGAATGATACCCATACAAAATGCGGTAAGGGTATTGTCTTAACTACAAATGAGGCAAAAGCTCTCAGAGAAATATTAAATTGTATGGAGCTATAA
- a CDS encoding AbrB/MazE/SpoVT family DNA-binding domain-containing protein codes for MKATGITRKVDELGRIVLPIELRRNLGIGIGDTLEIFTEDDTIILKRYDAVDDLLTMASRLKDRVVFEDCGKMKPILLKKIEEIEKIMKSGKEKK; via the coding sequence ATGAAAGCTACAGGAATTACAAGAAAAGTGGACGAGCTTGGGAGGATTGTTTTGCCTATAGAGCTTAGAAGAAATTTGGGAATTGGCATTGGAGATACTTTAGAAATTTTTACAGAAGATGATACCATCATACTGAAGCGGTATGACGCTGTTGATGATTTGCTTACTATGGCTAGCCGCCTGAAGGATAGAGTAGTTTTTGAGGATTGCGGCAAAATGAAACCTATTTTACTTAAGAAAATAGAAGAGATAGAAAAAATCATGAAGTCTGGAAAAGAAAAAAAATAA
- a CDS encoding helix-turn-helix domain-containing protein, producing the protein MLEKIKEWCKANNTPVSVLEKMCGLGNGTISGWEKSTPRVDSLMAVSKITGLSIDELIRK; encoded by the coding sequence TTGTTAGAAAAAATCAAGGAATGGTGTAAAGCAAATAATACTCCGGTATCAGTACTTGAAAAAATGTGCGGTTTAGGTAACGGTACTATTAGTGGTTGGGAAAAGTCAACTCCAAGAGTTGACAGCCTGATGGCTGTGTCTAAAATTACAGGATTAAGTATAGATGAGCTAATTAGGAAGTGA
- a CDS encoding helix-turn-helix domain-containing protein encodes MNSVERVKAICKERKIPISKLEKDLGFANGYIGQLKKGSFPDDRLLAIASHLGVTVDYLMNGEESNQAEKFALTDRDKKDIAKDMEAIRKKLTSKSDGPASFDGEDIEEAEVELVLDSIEMMLKRLKRINKEKYNPNKNKDKK; translated from the coding sequence ATGAATAGCGTTGAACGTGTTAAAGCGATATGTAAAGAGAGGAAAATACCAATATCCAAACTTGAAAAAGATTTAGGATTTGCAAACGGATACATTGGTCAACTTAAAAAAGGATCTTTTCCAGACGACAGACTATTAGCAATCGCAAGCCACCTTGGAGTAACAGTGGATTATTTGATGAACGGTGAAGAATCTAATCAGGCAGAAAAATTTGCTTTAACTGACCGAGACAAAAAAGACATTGCTAAAGATATGGAAGCTATCAGAAAAAAATTAACTAGCAAAAGTGATGGTCCCGCTAGCTTTGACGGTGAAGATATTGAAGAGGCCGAAGTGGAATTGGTTCTTGATAGCATTGAAATGATGCTAAAAAGACTGAAAAGAATAAACAAGGAAAAATACAACCCTAATAAGAACAAAGATAAGAAGTAG
- a CDS encoding ImmA/IrrE family metallo-endopeptidase has product MKSIKQIAGYYKRKFGTSNPFEIAEFLNIEVIFDNFDKCSGCYLFMKNHRCIFINKNLEYRDRMLVMAHELGHAILHRKMNCYFIRNKTFLLTSKIEREANRFAVDLLIDDKELEEYEDKTVGQLSEIFGIEPALIELRLKE; this is encoded by the coding sequence TTGAAGAGTATCAAACAAATTGCTGGCTACTACAAAAGAAAATTTGGAACTTCTAACCCATTTGAAATTGCTGAATTTTTAAACATTGAAGTGATATTTGATAACTTTGATAAATGCTCTGGCTGCTACCTATTTATGAAAAATCACAGATGCATTTTTATAAACAAAAATCTTGAATACAGGGACAGGATGCTAGTTATGGCTCATGAGCTAGGCCATGCCATTCTTCACCGAAAAATGAATTGCTATTTTATTAGGAATAAAACATTTCTCCTTACATCAAAAATTGAAAGAGAAGCAAACCGCTTTGCTGTTGACTTATTAATTGATGATAAAGAATTAGAGGAGTATGAAGATAAGACCGTTGGACAATTATCTGAAATATTCGGAATTGAACCAGCATTAATTGAATTGAGATTAAAAGAATAA
- a CDS encoding site-specific integrase, translating to MATAKKLPSGSWTCRVYSHTETVDGKEKSVYQRFTAPTKKEAEFRAAEYALNKTRRRNPANLTVKEAISGYIDAKRNILSPSTIVGYVSLEKRAFSEIDITIAKLNNDILQRYFNKMSTQVSPKTLRNMSGLLSASIYYYAPDFVYRVSLPAKRSSEIEIPEADEIKMLMDAAKGYRILLPVMLASGMGLRRSEISGLTVGDVNKKKKTLSINSAVVQSENKEWVTKGTKTNSGKRTLSIPEYIYPTILDATKDKSKEDSLTGMTPSAISSAYNRLLESSGVTRYNFHSLRHYYASMMLANNVPSKYAVRRMGHATDDMLKRVYQHIMSEKDIEVTDVINEYLNNAFGGDKSYR from the coding sequence ATGGCAACAGCTAAGAAATTGCCGTCCGGTTCCTGGACTTGCCGTGTGTATAGCCATACGGAAACCGTTGACGGAAAAGAAAAATCAGTCTACCAACGTTTTACTGCTCCCACCAAAAAAGAAGCAGAGTTTCGAGCTGCAGAATATGCCCTAAACAAAACCCGCAGAAGAAACCCTGCAAACTTGACCGTCAAAGAAGCGATAAGTGGTTATATTGATGCAAAAAGAAATATTCTATCGCCTTCCACAATTGTTGGTTATGTTTCTCTTGAAAAAAGAGCATTTAGTGAGATAGATATTACTATTGCAAAATTAAACAATGATATTCTCCAAAGATATTTCAATAAAATGTCTACGCAAGTTTCTCCTAAAACACTACGTAATATGTCCGGATTACTGAGTGCATCTATCTACTATTATGCACCGGATTTTGTGTATCGTGTTTCCCTACCGGCGAAACGATCGTCAGAGATAGAAATACCTGAAGCCGATGAAATAAAAATGTTAATGGATGCCGCAAAGGGATATAGAATTTTACTTCCTGTCATGCTAGCATCGGGGATGGGCTTAAGACGAAGTGAGATATCAGGATTAACCGTGGGAGATGTCAACAAGAAGAAAAAAACGCTTTCCATCAATTCTGCTGTCGTCCAGAGTGAAAACAAGGAATGGGTTACAAAGGGTACAAAAACAAATTCAGGAAAACGCACACTTTCTATACCTGAATATATTTATCCTACCATTCTGGATGCAACGAAAGACAAAAGTAAAGAGGATAGCCTTACCGGTATGACTCCCTCTGCAATTTCCAGCGCATATAATAGGCTGCTTGAAAGTTCAGGGGTAACAAGGTATAATTTTCATTCTTTAAGACACTACTATGCTTCTATGATGTTGGCCAATAATGTGCCTAGTAAATATGCAGTAAGGCGAATGGGACACGCCACCGATGACATGTTGAAAAGAGTATATCAGCACATCATGAGTGAAAAAGACATTGAAGTTACGGACGTTATAAATGAGTATCTAAATAATGCATTTGGAGGGGACAAAAGTTATCGCTAA
- the rd gene encoding rubredoxin — MKKYECTVCGYIYDPAIGDPDHGIAPGTPFESLPENWECPLCGVGKSEFEVKE, encoded by the coding sequence ATGAAAAAGTATGAATGTACAGTTTGTGGTTATATTTATGATCCTGCAATTGGAGATCCTGACCACGGCATTGCTCCAGGCACACCCTTTGAAAGCTTGCCTGAAAATTGGGAGTGTCCCTTATGTGGTGTTGGGAAATCAGAGTTTGAAGTAAAAGAGTAA
- a CDS encoding nitroreductase family protein — protein sequence MNYQTLILNTKSVRDFKKDVVKNADLKIIKDYANDCKRLVSSIDLEVRIMSNSEVYLTLDGIAGYKGHMVEAPSYIVLLSSVSDGYIQNAGYIGQELIFKATEIGVDSCWVTFTDSKAVKEKLNLVSEKEVVGIIALGFEDNKAKAVKTTLNSAYRLGLDEIVYLNEWGKGADNTTLEERGILDAFAFARLAPSAWNKQPWRFLIHGENVILAVKKGEEIYSYEEKIAAGVIMLYFQAIIDSTLFRLNWHLEEPAISGGIPGDFKVVGYCNL from the coding sequence TTGAATTATCAAACGCTTATTCTAAACACAAAGTCTGTAAGAGACTTTAAAAAGGATGTTGTAAAAAATGCAGATCTAAAAATAATTAAGGATTATGCAAACGATTGTAAAAGGCTGGTTTCTTCTATTGATTTGGAAGTTAGAATTATGTCAAACAGTGAGGTGTATCTTACCTTAGATGGAATTGCAGGATACAAAGGGCATATGGTCGAGGCACCATCTTATATCGTGCTGTTATCTTCAGTGTCAGATGGTTACATTCAAAATGCCGGATATATTGGACAAGAATTGATTTTCAAAGCTACAGAAATTGGCGTAGATTCTTGCTGGGTTACGTTTACGGATAGTAAAGCAGTAAAAGAAAAGTTGAATCTGGTTTCTGAAAAAGAAGTTGTTGGAATTATCGCATTAGGCTTTGAAGATAATAAAGCAAAAGCTGTAAAAACTACTCTAAATTCTGCTTATAGACTTGGTTTGGATGAAATTGTTTATTTGAACGAATGGGGTAAAGGTGCGGACAATACCACTTTGGAAGAAAGAGGTATTTTGGATGCTTTTGCATTTGCAAGATTAGCCCCATCTGCTTGGAATAAACAGCCTTGGAGATTTTTAATTCATGGGGAAAATGTCATCTTGGCAGTGAAAAAAGGGGAAGAAATTTATTCTTATGAGGAAAAAATTGCGGCAGGCGTTATTATGCTATACTTCCAAGCAATTATTGACAGCACACTGTTTCGCTTAAACTGGCATTTGGAAGAACCAGCAATTTCTGGTGGAATTCCTGGTGATTTTAAAGTGGTTGGTTATTGTAATTTATAA